One region of Eleutherodactylus coqui strain aEleCoq1 unplaced genomic scaffold, aEleCoq1.hap1 HAP1_SCAFFOLD_24, whole genome shotgun sequence genomic DNA includes:
- the LOC136601688 gene encoding gephyrin-like — translation MQGILDPRPTIIKARLSCDVKLDPRPEYHRCILTWHHQEPLPWAQSTGNQMSSRLMSMRSANGLLMLPPKTEQYVELHKGEVVDVMVIGRL, via the exons atgcagggaatcctggatccaagacctacaatcatcaaagccagg ttatcttgtgatgtaaagttggatcctcgcccagagtaccatcgctgcatacttacgtggcatcaccaagagccactgccttgggcacaaagtacag gtaatcagatgagcagtcgcctgatgagtatgcgcagtgccaatggactgttgatgctacctccaaagacagagcagtatgtggaacttcacaagggagaggtggtggatgtcatggtcatcggaaggctatga